In the Adlercreutzia equolifaciens DSM 19450 genome, one interval contains:
- the queA gene encoding tRNA preQ1(34) S-adenosylmethionine ribosyltransferase-isomerase QueA: MRTDDFDYNLPEELIAQEPAAVRDECRLLVMDRVSGEVEDRIFKDIIDYLQPGDLLVANETRVMPARLLGTKRGTGGAAEVFLLRECGGPEPRTNRVAFWEVLVRPGKRLKPGSGAVVDFTNAAGDVVLSAEIIDWARDGQRGERVARLSTPLPSLDEALHAVGHTPLPPYIRDYAGDEELYQTVYSRRESSAAAPTAGLHFTPELIERLRERGIGWATVELEVGLDTFRVVDEDDPEKHHIHTEFYTVPQATVDAVNATHAAGGRVIAVGTTSVRSLESAWDPEADGGRGALVARDREATSLYILPGYEFHVVDALITNFHVPRSTLMMLVSAFSTRENILAAYQHAIDERYRLLSFGDAMFLH, from the coding sequence ATGAGAACCGATGATTTCGACTACAACTTGCCCGAAGAGCTGATTGCTCAGGAGCCGGCGGCGGTGCGCGACGAGTGCCGGCTGCTCGTGATGGATCGCGTTAGCGGGGAAGTGGAAGATCGCATCTTCAAGGACATCATCGACTATTTACAACCGGGCGATTTGCTTGTGGCCAACGAGACGCGGGTCATGCCGGCGCGCTTGCTCGGCACCAAGCGGGGCACGGGCGGGGCGGCCGAGGTGTTTCTGCTGCGCGAGTGCGGAGGCCCGGAGCCGCGCACGAACCGCGTGGCCTTCTGGGAGGTGCTTGTGCGGCCGGGCAAGCGCCTGAAGCCGGGCTCCGGGGCCGTGGTGGATTTCACCAACGCCGCCGGGGACGTGGTGCTTTCCGCCGAGATCATCGATTGGGCCCGCGACGGGCAGCGCGGCGAGCGCGTGGCGCGACTTTCCACGCCCTTGCCGTCGCTTGACGAGGCTCTACATGCCGTGGGGCACACGCCCTTGCCGCCCTATATCCGCGACTACGCCGGCGACGAGGAGCTGTACCAGACGGTGTACTCGCGCCGGGAAAGCTCGGCGGCCGCGCCCACGGCCGGGCTGCACTTCACGCCCGAGCTCATCGAGCGCTTGCGCGAGCGCGGCATCGGCTGGGCCACGGTAGAGCTGGAAGTGGGCCTGGACACCTTCCGCGTCGTCGACGAGGACGATCCGGAAAAGCACCACATCCACACCGAGTTCTACACGGTGCCCCAGGCCACGGTGGATGCCGTGAACGCGACCCATGCTGCGGGCGGCCGCGTCATCGCCGTGGGCACCACGAGCGTCCGCAGCCTGGAAAGCGCCTGGGATCCCGAGGCCGACGGCGGCCGGGGCGCCCTTGTTGCCCGCGATCGCGAGGCCACGAGCCTTTATATCCTGCCGGGCTACGAGTTCCACGTGGTGGATGCCCTCATCACCAACTTCCACGTGCCGCGCTCCACGCTCATGATGCTCGTCTCCGCCTTCAGCACCCGCGAGAACATCCTGGCCGCCTACCAGCACGCCATCGACGAGCGCTACCGCCTCCTCTCCTTCGGCGACGCCATGTTCTTGCACTAG